From Scomber japonicus isolate fScoJap1 chromosome 22, fScoJap1.pri, whole genome shotgun sequence, one genomic window encodes:
- the syt4 gene encoding synaptotagmin-4 has protein sequence MAPMVEEGAQLVTVPAGVAVMSVFGLVFTVSAFAWICCQRKDTKSQKTPPYKFVHMLKGVDIYPESLSGKKKFAASNATTTTDTSKTDVNGNCHTVAPMSPSSAGKLASSPNGSRQTLHLDLEKRDLNGNFTTKPFHHHHQKVRSSPDLELPSPHAGFTQPGVIDRRDLPSPSSTLSSQAPTPAVDKPQADEREAGLGTLHFSLEYQPEKKAFIVHIKEAHGLTPTDEQSLTSDPYIKLTLLPEKKHRVKTRVLRKTLDPAFDETFSFYGIPLARVSELALHFMVLSFDRFSRDEVIGETLVPLSGIDLSEGRVLMSREIIKKNIKKSSGRGELLLSLCYQSTTNTLTVVVLKARHLPKIENNGPTDPYVKVNLYHGKKRVCKKKTHVKKCSPNPVFNELFVFDLPSDEGLRDTSVELLLMDSDTGNSRCPNTVLGRLVMGTSVVGTPGEHWREICDHPRRQIAKWHAMSED, from the exons ATGGCTCCAATGGTGGAGGAAGGAGCTCAGCTCG TGACGGTCCCAGCAGGTGTTGCTGTGATGAGTGTCTTCGGCCTTGTCTTCACTGTGTCAGCCTTTGCATGGATTTGTTGCCAACGTAAAGACACCAAATCCCAGAAAACACCTCCTTACAAGTTTGTGCACATGCTCAAAGGGGTCGACATCTACCCAGAGAGCCTCAGCGGCAAGAAGAAGTTTGCTGCATCTAATGCCACAACAACTACCGACACCAGTAAAACTGATGTAAACGGTAACTGCCACACTGTGGCGCCAATGAGTCCTAGCAGCGCAGGTAAACTGGCATCAAGTCCAAACGGTTCCAGACAGACTCTGCATCTGGACCTGGAGAAACGGGATCTGAATGGCAACTTCACCACCAAACCatttcaccaccaccaccagaaGGTGCGGAGCTCCCCGGACCTTGAGCTGCCCTCTCCCCATGCAGGGTTTACCCAACCTGGGGTGATAGACCGCCGTGACCTCCCTTCACCGTCCAGCACCCTCTCCAGCCAGGCGCCCACCCCAGCTGTGGACAAGCCCCAGGCAGATGAGAGAGAGGCCGGGCTAGGGACCCTCCACTTCTCCCTCGAGTACCAGCCAGAGAAGAAAGCTTTCATTGTCCATATTAAG GAAGCCCATGGCCTGACCCCAACTGACGAGCAGtcgctgacctctgacccctacATCAAGCTGACCCTGCTGCCAGAGAAAAAGCACCGGGTGAAGACCAGAGTCCTGAGGAAGACTCTTGACCCTGCCTTCGATGAGACGTTCAGCTTCTACGGGATCCCACTGGCCAGAGTATCAGAGTTGGCCCTTCACTTCATGGTGCTGAGCTTTGATAGGTTCTCCCGTGATGAGGTCATTGGAGAGACCCTTGTCCCCTTGTCCGGAATCGACTTGTCAGAAGGGCGTGTCCTGATGAGCCGAGAGATCATTAAGAAGAACATCAAG AAGTCCTCCGGGCGAGGCGAGTTATTGCTCTCCCTGTGTTACCAGTCCACCACCAACACTCTGACTGTGGTCGTTCTCAAGGCTCGCCACCTGCCCAAGATTGAAAACAACGGACCCACAG ATCCATACGTCAAGGTGAACCTATATCATGGAAAGAAGCGTGTCTGCAAGAAGAAGACCCACGTGAAGAAATGCTCCCCCAACCCGGTCTTCAACGAGCTCTTTGTCTTTGATCTGCCCTCTGATGAGGGCCTGAGGGACACCAGCgtggagctgctgctgatggaCTCAGACACAGGCAACTCACGCTGCCCGAACACCGTCCTCGGCCGCCTGGTAATGGGCACATCAGTGGTGGGCACCCCTGGCGAGCACTGGCGAGAGATCTGTGACCACCCGCGTCGCCAGATCGCCAAGTGGCACGCCATGTCTGAGGATTAA